Genomic DNA from Deltaproteobacteria bacterium:
CAGGGCTTCCTGCTGCTCACGGGGGATGTGGGTACCGGCAAGACCACCCTCATCAACGCTCTGCTCAACGAGCTCGATGACAACAGTGTGGTGGCAAACCTGACCAATCCCAATCTCAATATCCTGGAGTTCTATAACTTTGTAGCAAATTCCTTTGGAATCAGGAGGCGCTTTGCCAGCAAAGTAGTTTTCCTGAGATATTTTTCCGAGTATCTGGCCAGGCTTCATTCCAGGAGCAAGTATACACTTCTCATAATTGACGAATCGCACACCATACCATTGCCGCTGCTCGAAGAAATACGGCTGCTGTCGAATCTGGAAAAAAATAACACCAGGCTGTTAAATATTTTTTTTGTTGGACAGAACGAATTCAATGACATCTTGCTGCAGGAGTCCTGCAGGGCACTGAGACAGCGCATCAGCTATACTTTCAATATCAAGCCGCTCACTCTCCCGGAAACCCGGGAATACATCCGCTACCGGCTCACAGTTGCTGGTGCTTCCCGGGATATCTTTTCGGAAAAAGCCGTGCGGGAAATATACGCCTACTCGGCTGGCTATCCTCGCCTCATCAACATTGTCTGCGACCATGCTCTGTTGTCAGGGTATGTCAGTGGAGTCTCCACCATTTCCTCGCGAGTTGTCAGGAAATGTTCCGAGGAGCTGCGGCTGCCAGGAGAAGATGCAGGCAAGATCAGTGGCATCCCTCGAAGCTATTTCTCCAGGATTAAATATCCCCCCAGGAGAATGTCTATCTACGCAATGTCACTGCTGCTGGTGATTCTGACCGGCTGGCTGCTGTTGTCAGATTCATCCCGCGGTTATGTGGCGAGGTTCCAGGATTTTTACAGCTCCACCATCCACAAGCTCGCCCCGGCACCTGCAACCAGAAAAATCCACAGAACCATCATCCGCAAGGCCATTGAAAAGCCAGATACCCCGGGCAGCAAGCGGGGTTAGAGGGTGTTGGTTACCGGGCGCAGGGCGGCCGGCTGCGCCGCGTTGCCAGTTATCAGTTATCGGTTATCAGTTATCAGGGTTTGAAGCAGGCGCTAAGCGCCGTATCCGCCATGGAGCTTGTTGCTTGACTATGGAAAAAGAACAGAAATCTTGAAAATCCTGTCGAAAAAAGGAGATCAACAGAACATAGCATATGCCAATGATCGCGCGAAGCGCCAGTGTTTTTTACCCTGCGCCTTGCGCCATGCGCCCAATGCCGGCTGTTATTATCCGTGACATCCGTGTGTTCTCGTGACATCCGTGTGTTCTGCGAAGCAGAACCCGTGTCGAAAAAGCGGGCTCAAGGCGCAAGGCTCAAGGCATTCGGCGAAGATTGCGCAAAGCGCT
This window encodes:
- a CDS encoding AAA family ATPase, encoding MYLHHYGLADKPFQINPDPRFLWLGEKHREALAFLRYGLLSNQGFLLLTGDVGTGKTTLINALLNELDDNSVVANLTNPNLNILEFYNFVANSFGIRRRFASKVVFLRYFSEYLARLHSRSKYTLLIIDESHTIPLPLLEEIRLLSNLEKNNTRLLNIFFVGQNEFNDILLQESCRALRQRISYTFNIKPLTLPETREYIRYRLTVAGASRDIFSEKAVREIYAYSAGYPRLINIVCDHALLSGYVSGVSTISSRVVRKCSEELRLPGEDAGKISGIPRSYFSRIKYPPRRMSIYAMSLLLVILTGWLLLSDSSRGYVARFQDFYSSTIHKLAPAPATRKIHRTIIRKAIEKPDTPGSKRG